Proteins from a single region of Bdellovibrio bacteriovorus HD100:
- a CDS encoding FHA domain-containing protein — MALLRVRLRGKTVCEVNLTEDRSYVAGRKEDCDIVLQPEKGISREHFKVSFNGSWNVEVVSRYGEVIHNGEQVQQFQLEHGAMFTVPPYEFDFLNTVAEAPVYQEAPAMSSGENLPAVMGSAPESFDGSDEKTMIGVAPTAAFIKIVDAQNETKEMIRLDAGDAWIAGRDSTCHIQIRDQRVSRRQFEIRRAGSQFVILDLGSVNGTLLNGNPISSTDMTPIKSGDAISVLENYLYFELHDASFQSRLEMVNVAPPSPLVPTSYDNVPMEYQHQSHEMMPYQGAMPPMPYQQPMQYPGMGAPMPGPMPQASGKFDFQKHRPKLIVGAVVLLAVAYLFSGGDKTAPPAQPGQVMAPGSPQELFSKLKPEQQALVRQRYKDAKNLYMQGKYQLAQDEIIKIQEIIPDYEDIREIERLSKEAIFIQEQQRRQEEIEKAKAEAEEKIQKQVVECQKKINPTITAAEMEDCLSPVLQFNPEHPRILDLKSQVDMLNAQREAKEAEKAAYQSLVAKMRGLYGWAEGVHKKGKPLDAIAAYEKVLESKLPDPSGYKGQAKRNIASIRQMMNSKTASLQAEAEKNYQAQNLKGAIQALRKARSLDPTNDELPDRIERYTSELRKQMMTLYQEGILEESFGNVDGGESKAGAKDKWKKILELDIPDGEYYKKAYIKLKKYGAL, encoded by the coding sequence ATGGCTCTTCTGCGTGTGCGCCTGCGTGGCAAAACAGTCTGTGAAGTGAATCTGACGGAGGACCGCTCTTATGTGGCCGGCCGTAAAGAGGACTGTGATATCGTATTGCAGCCGGAAAAAGGCATTTCCCGCGAGCATTTCAAAGTTTCTTTCAACGGCAGCTGGAATGTCGAAGTTGTCTCCCGTTATGGTGAAGTGATCCATAATGGGGAACAGGTTCAGCAGTTCCAGCTGGAGCACGGGGCGATGTTCACTGTGCCTCCATATGAATTTGACTTCCTGAACACAGTGGCGGAAGCCCCGGTGTACCAGGAAGCCCCTGCCATGAGCAGTGGCGAAAACCTGCCGGCAGTCATGGGTTCCGCTCCGGAGTCATTTGATGGCAGTGATGAAAAAACCATGATCGGGGTGGCGCCCACAGCGGCCTTCATCAAGATTGTGGATGCGCAGAATGAAACCAAAGAGATGATCCGTCTTGATGCAGGCGATGCCTGGATTGCAGGACGGGATTCCACCTGTCATATCCAGATTCGCGATCAGCGGGTCAGCCGTCGTCAGTTTGAAATCCGCCGGGCCGGATCCCAGTTTGTGATTCTGGATCTGGGCAGTGTGAACGGCACGCTCTTAAATGGAAACCCTATATCCTCCACGGACATGACTCCGATCAAGTCCGGGGATGCGATCAGTGTGCTGGAAAATTATTTGTACTTTGAGTTGCACGATGCCAGCTTCCAGAGCCGTCTGGAAATGGTGAATGTGGCGCCGCCCAGTCCGTTGGTGCCAACCAGCTATGACAACGTGCCTATGGAATACCAGCATCAGTCCCACGAAATGATGCCGTATCAGGGGGCGATGCCGCCGATGCCGTATCAACAGCCGATGCAGTATCCAGGCATGGGGGCACCGATGCCTGGGCCAATGCCGCAGGCTTCGGGCAAATTTGACTTCCAGAAGCACCGTCCGAAACTGATTGTGGGTGCGGTGGTGCTTTTGGCCGTGGCCTATCTGTTCAGCGGTGGTGACAAGACGGCTCCGCCGGCGCAGCCGGGTCAGGTGATGGCTCCGGGTTCGCCGCAGGAGTTGTTCTCGAAGCTGAAGCCTGAGCAACAGGCCTTGGTTCGTCAGCGCTATAAAGACGCGAAGAATCTGTACATGCAGGGTAAGTATCAGCTGGCCCAGGATGAGATCATAAAGATTCAGGAGATCATCCCGGACTACGAGGATATCCGCGAGATCGAGCGTCTTTCGAAAGAGGCGATCTTCATTCAGGAACAGCAGCGTCGTCAGGAAGAAATTGAAAAGGCCAAAGCCGAAGCTGAGGAGAAAATCCAGAAGCAGGTTGTGGAATGCCAGAAGAAAATAAATCCAACCATCACGGCGGCCGAGATGGAAGACTGTCTGAGTCCCGTGCTGCAGTTCAATCCAGAGCATCCGCGCATTCTTGACCTGAAATCCCAGGTCGATATGCTCAATGCCCAGCGCGAGGCCAAAGAGGCTGAAAAGGCCGCTTACCAGTCCCTGGTGGCAAAGATGCGTGGCCTGTATGGCTGGGCTGAAGGGGTGCATAAAAAAGGCAAACCTCTGGATGCCATTGCAGCTTACGAAAAAGTACTGGAGTCAAAGCTTCCGGATCCAAGCGGTTATAAAGGTCAGGCCAAACGCAACATCGCTTCGATTCGTCAGATGATGAATTCCAAAACGGCGAGTTTGCAAGCCGAGGCGGAAAAGAACTATCAGGCCCAGAATCTGAAAGGGGCGATTCAGGCCTTGCGTAAAGCGCGCAGTCTGGATCCAACCAATGATGAGCTTCCGGATCGTATCGAGCGTTACACCAGCGAGCTGCGCAAGCAGATGATGACGCTTTATCAGGAAGGCATCCTGGAGGAAAGTTTTGGTAACGTCGATGGGGGCGAATCCAAAGCCGGCGCCAAGGACAAGTGGAAGAAGATCCTGGAGCTGGATATCCCGGACGGTGAGTACTACAAGAAGGCCTACATCAAGTTGAAAAAATACGGAGCATTGTAA
- a CDS encoding sulfatase-like hydrolase/transferase — MIIAVDELTISDVNCSQDSSERSGFQLLCSESVRFTHAFSPSPMSVPALASLLTGLYPYQHKVRHNGGPGLTAEVELASEVALDQDYRTSFFSGGAPVFRRSGLNQGFELFDDNIVPTFRSLIRPFKQNADAFRQWVHQDVGGMSFFSVIYVPDLLFTNTETLTDLGEARNLSFESQREELDESLFELFQDLKSSGHWDSTTIFLVGLNGHTGNDRPKELSSMNLHGENTQVALFIKPSQKKKRDEAIHWKIDQNVSLVDVGRTLFHLLGESIVDQAPQSFPAQSLTEVMKSATATWPEDRPLLLESGWALWRKAGPLKTAAISNHVLYINEEKPRLYNTLVDRFETNPLPLLQESILPTTQKLQNLLYRNQFVSFPALNSEWTTKLSLPYSRWMRADQEDLLLKDLKRLQAQQPRSLDLLNWTAQIALNRKDWDTLKQLGQKNKISTWQFVAEKNLNVKTAKVSDACFDLVTVKTIGTDNLKNCNDGLFLEWIDWIRADARGLSREAQRKRFERSFRNYMLDQLIQRNNIAAGLIWDTSRDNIFAPSRVELALALPEFSKLRHQVYKSLTIEEL; from the coding sequence TTGATCATCGCGGTGGACGAATTGACCATCAGCGACGTCAATTGCAGTCAGGATTCCTCCGAGAGGTCTGGTTTTCAATTGCTTTGCAGTGAGTCCGTGCGTTTCACCCATGCCTTTTCACCGTCTCCGATGTCCGTTCCGGCTTTGGCGTCCCTATTGACGGGTCTTTATCCTTATCAGCACAAGGTTCGCCACAATGGCGGCCCCGGACTGACTGCGGAAGTCGAGCTGGCTTCCGAGGTGGCCCTGGATCAGGACTATCGCACCAGCTTCTTTTCCGGTGGCGCCCCCGTCTTTCGTCGGAGCGGGTTGAATCAAGGCTTTGAACTTTTCGATGACAATATAGTTCCAACCTTCCGCAGCCTGATTCGTCCATTTAAACAGAATGCCGATGCTTTTCGACAATGGGTTCACCAGGATGTCGGCGGTATGTCTTTCTTCAGTGTGATCTATGTTCCGGATCTGCTGTTCACGAACACCGAAACCCTGACGGATCTGGGCGAGGCCCGAAACTTAAGCTTCGAAAGCCAGCGTGAAGAACTTGATGAAAGCCTTTTTGAGCTTTTCCAGGATCTGAAATCCAGTGGCCACTGGGACAGCACCACCATCTTTTTGGTGGGGCTGAATGGTCACACCGGCAATGACCGTCCGAAAGAACTCAGCTCCATGAATCTGCATGGGGAAAATACCCAGGTGGCGTTGTTCATCAAACCCTCACAAAAGAAAAAACGTGACGAAGCTATTCACTGGAAAATTGACCAGAACGTCAGCCTGGTCGATGTGGGCCGCACGCTTTTCCATCTTTTGGGCGAAAGCATCGTGGATCAGGCGCCCCAATCATTTCCGGCTCAGTCTTTGACCGAAGTGATGAAAAGTGCCACAGCCACCTGGCCAGAGGACCGCCCCCTGCTGCTGGAGTCCGGCTGGGCCCTGTGGCGTAAAGCCGGTCCGCTGAAGACTGCGGCAATCTCCAATCATGTTCTTTACATCAATGAAGAAAAGCCCCGCCTGTACAACACATTGGTCGACCGCTTTGAAACAAACCCCTTGCCGCTGTTGCAGGAAAGTATTTTACCGACCACACAAAAGCTGCAAAACCTGCTTTATCGAAATCAGTTTGTGTCCTTCCCGGCTTTAAATTCTGAGTGGACAACGAAACTGAGCCTGCCGTATTCCCGCTGGATGCGCGCAGATCAGGAAGACCTGCTATTAAAGGATCTGAAGCGACTGCAGGCCCAGCAGCCCCGGAGCCTGGATCTTCTGAACTGGACGGCGCAGATCGCACTCAACCGTAAGGACTGGGACACCCTGAAGCAACTGGGGCAGAAAAATAAAATTTCGACCTGGCAGTTTGTGGCCGAAAAAAATCTGAATGTTAAAACCGCCAAGGTCAGTGATGCCTGCTTTGATCTGGTGACAGTCAAAACCATCGGCACTGACAACCTGAAAAACTGCAACGACGGACTGTTTTTGGAATGGATCGACTGGATTCGCGCCGATGCCCGCGGGCTTTCAAGGGAAGCCCAGCGCAAGCGCTTTGAACGCTCTTTCCGCAACTATATGCTGGATCAGCTGATTCAACGCAATAATATCGCTGCGGGTTTGATCTGGGACACATCCCGGGACAATATCTTTGCCCCTTCCCGTGTCGAGCTGGCACTGGCATTGCCGGAATTTTCCAAGCTGCGCCATCAGGTTTATAAATCCCTGACTATCGAAGAACTTTGA
- a CDS encoding MotA/TolQ/ExbB proton channel family protein has product MLTEKIFTIAHLADQVVLWILLVLSVLSIGMILERYFALKKISAESQRVRARIKLALQSNSLEDVEDLAKDPNSIEGRAAGYALKHMRDAGSKGLSEIFNTFALTERPELEKFLGFLATVGSNAPYIGLFGTVLGIMKAFNDLATAPEAGQQTVMAGISMALVATAAGLFVAIPAVAAYNYYSKQVRGVFQNLESVKELCLAYAKKKGV; this is encoded by the coding sequence ATGCTCACGGAAAAGATATTTACTATTGCTCACTTGGCGGATCAGGTCGTTTTGTGGATCTTGCTTGTTCTCAGCGTATTGAGCATCGGCATGATTCTGGAACGTTATTTTGCCCTGAAGAAAATTTCCGCAGAGTCGCAAAGAGTGCGTGCTCGCATCAAGCTGGCACTTCAGAGCAACAGCCTTGAGGATGTGGAGGATCTGGCGAAAGATCCTAACTCTATTGAAGGCCGTGCCGCAGGTTACGCGTTGAAACACATGAGAGACGCGGGCAGCAAAGGTCTTTCTGAAATCTTCAACACCTTTGCTTTGACTGAGCGTCCAGAGCTGGAAAAGTTTCTGGGTTTCCTGGCAACCGTGGGTTCCAATGCTCCGTATATCGGTTTGTTCGGTACGGTTTTGGGTATCATGAAAGCCTTTAATGATCTGGCGACAGCTCCTGAAGCGGGTCAACAGACGGTGATGGCGGGTATCTCTATGGCCCTTGTGGCAACGGCAGCGGGTCTGTTCGTGGCGATCCCGGCGGTGGCGGCGTACAACTATTACAGCAAACAGGTTCGTGGCGTGTTCCAGAATCTGGAAAGCGTGAAAGAGTTGTGCCTGGCTTACGCTAAGAAAAAAGGTGTTTAA
- a CDS encoding ExbD/TolR family protein, whose product MAFNNSDNNEAIADINVVPLVDIILVVLIIFMVTAPMFMKPTINVNLPKAASGDQTAPSKLNIALTADGRINLNGTFVSEEDVRAKATEEVGKNADVQAIISADKDVPHGKVVGLLDIVKGSGVKKFAISIDKK is encoded by the coding sequence ATGGCATTTAATAACAGCGACAATAATGAAGCCATAGCGGACATTAACGTCGTTCCGCTCGTGGACATCATTCTTGTGGTTCTGATCATCTTTATGGTGACAGCACCCATGTTTATGAAGCCCACGATCAACGTGAATCTGCCCAAGGCAGCCAGCGGTGATCAGACAGCTCCGAGCAAGCTGAACATTGCTTTGACTGCTGACGGACGCATCAATCTGAATGGAACCTTCGTATCTGAAGAGGACGTTCGCGCCAAAGCCACTGAAGAAGTGGGCAAGAATGCGGATGTGCAGGCCATCATTTCGGCGGACAAAGATGTGCCGCACGGAAAAGTGGTGGGGCTTCTGGATATCGTCAAAGGATCCGGGGTTAAAAAGTTCGCGATCAGTATCGACAAAAAATAG
- a CDS encoding SprB repeat-containing protein: MIIASLTIVSFQNCAPQNSFCSGECAEEGSTTEASKGSGSSAGGRTDIWGSRPGGTGGVNMGGGSNSSGSGSGSSSGGGGAVTIGGGGGSSGGISTGGGSSSGGGGSSDGTFRITTQPASVSVQENGDFQLDVAVTGGTQPYTYQWYANSKAISGGFGNYAFYSGSADSWKNEGTYYVVIKDGKGQSLQSTMARVTILEPTVGCTAGKYFTYTNATYDQGYNYFTEFFDGPRGKFLLHQSYDIYNMLFPYPSYSQLTYFNVPSNLNYLDKTWISCRSTIPRIHTPAVNPNYEYYSDRYADSSEWKYDGNIAFECRNKKLKLISNTCKWVRR; this comes from the coding sequence TTGATCATCGCTTCCCTTACTATTGTCAGCTTTCAAAACTGTGCTCCCCAAAATTCATTCTGCAGCGGCGAATGCGCGGAAGAGGGCTCCACCACTGAAGCATCCAAAGGCAGTGGCAGCAGCGCGGGCGGCCGCACTGACATCTGGGGCTCCCGTCCTGGTGGCACGGGCGGCGTGAATATGGGCGGAGGTTCCAACTCTTCAGGTTCCGGCTCCGGCTCGTCCTCTGGTGGCGGCGGGGCTGTCACTATTGGCGGCGGTGGTGGCTCTTCCGGTGGCATCAGCACGGGTGGAGGCAGCTCTTCTGGTGGTGGCGGTTCTTCCGACGGCACTTTCCGTATCACCACTCAACCGGCCAGCGTCAGTGTTCAGGAAAACGGCGACTTCCAACTGGATGTGGCCGTGACTGGCGGCACTCAGCCCTACACCTATCAATGGTATGCCAACAGCAAGGCCATCTCTGGAGGCTTCGGCAACTATGCATTCTATTCAGGAAGTGCTGACAGCTGGAAAAACGAAGGGACTTACTACGTCGTTATCAAGGACGGCAAAGGCCAGAGTCTGCAAAGCACCATGGCGCGCGTGACGATTCTGGAACCAACCGTGGGTTGCACCGCGGGCAAGTATTTCACTTACACCAACGCCACCTATGATCAGGGCTATAACTATTTCACCGAATTCTTTGATGGTCCGCGCGGAAAATTTCTGCTGCATCAAAGCTATGACATTTACAACATGCTGTTCCCGTATCCAAGCTACAGTCAGCTGACTTATTTCAACGTGCCTTCGAATTTGAATTATTTGGACAAGACCTGGATCAGCTGCCGTTCCACGATCCCGCGCATTCACACACCTGCGGTGAATCCGAACTATGAGTATTACAGTGACCGCTATGCGGACTCTTCCGAGTGGAAGTATGACGGCAATATCGCCTTTGAATGCCGGAACAAAAAGCTGAAACTGATCTCTAACACCTGCAAATGGGTGCGCCGATAA
- a CDS encoding diacylglycerol/polyprenol kinase family protein, protein MSGVFAMFLAYVYMPPAVSMTVLIVAWSLFVPFDFLRLKYPALNDWAMHAFKPIMRQSEVKKLAGTTFLLSGVLIVNILFPRPIVALTLLFLAFADPIASYFGILYGKDKIFGHKSIQGFMAAFFVCAAVTFIYLIYHNYLMDRLIVVSLFAGLVGAFAELIPIAKLDDNLTLPLMSAVGLTILFYFFGFFAAVS, encoded by the coding sequence ATGTCTGGAGTCTTCGCGATGTTCCTGGCTTATGTGTACATGCCACCGGCTGTTTCCATGACCGTGTTGATCGTTGCGTGGAGTCTGTTTGTTCCTTTTGATTTTCTTCGTTTGAAATACCCTGCTTTGAATGACTGGGCGATGCACGCATTTAAGCCCATCATGCGTCAAAGCGAAGTGAAAAAACTGGCGGGAACGACCTTCCTGCTTAGCGGTGTTTTGATTGTTAATATCCTGTTCCCTCGTCCGATCGTGGCGTTGACGCTGTTGTTCCTGGCTTTTGCCGATCCAATCGCGAGCTACTTCGGGATTCTTTACGGTAAAGACAAGATCTTTGGTCACAAATCGATTCAAGGTTTTATGGCGGCGTTCTTTGTTTGCGCCGCTGTCACGTTCATTTATCTGATCTATCATAATTATCTGATGGATCGTCTGATTGTGGTCAGCTTGTTCGCCGGTTTGGTGGGCGCTTTTGCAGAATTGATTCCTATTGCCAAGCTTGACGACAATCTGACTTTGCCTCTGATGAGCGCTGTCGGATTGACTATCCTGTTTTATTTCTTTGGATTTTTCGCAGCCGTAAGCTAA
- the pssA gene encoding CDP-diacylglycerol--serine O-phosphatidyltransferase has translation MATDTHLDKIESDDAKAQRLAMYIYILPNLMTTGNLFCGFFAVIQSIKGNYLFAAYAIVVAAVFDQLDGRLARLTRSTSKFGAEYDSLCDLVSFGMAPATMLFLWALQPFGRLGWVATFLFVACGALRLARFNVQANVVEKNYFQGLPIPMAAGIVASSVLAFQDLELEPLGNYGLLVMTILLALVMVSNFRFRSFKDLDLKERLPFRYLILGVGVLVVVALRPEVMLFVLFMAYAVLGAVFGVFKLGKNIRKIKPSVYAPASVHESDLVLEDEEEEAKKDEKKT, from the coding sequence ATGGCTACTGATACTCATCTTGATAAAATCGAATCTGACGATGCCAAAGCTCAGCGCTTGGCGATGTACATTTATATCCTTCCAAATTTGATGACCACGGGGAATCTGTTCTGCGGTTTCTTTGCTGTCATCCAATCCATCAAAGGTAATTATCTTTTTGCTGCATACGCGATCGTGGTTGCTGCTGTCTTTGACCAGTTGGATGGCCGTCTGGCGCGTTTGACCCGCTCAACGAGTAAGTTCGGTGCTGAATACGATTCTTTGTGTGACTTGGTCAGCTTCGGTATGGCTCCGGCTACGATGCTGTTCCTGTGGGCCTTGCAGCCATTCGGTCGTCTGGGCTGGGTTGCGACCTTCCTGTTCGTAGCGTGTGGTGCGCTTCGTTTGGCGCGTTTCAACGTTCAGGCGAACGTGGTTGAAAAGAACTACTTCCAGGGTCTGCCGATTCCAATGGCGGCAGGTATCGTGGCTTCTTCTGTTCTGGCCTTCCAGGATCTGGAATTGGAACCGCTGGGCAACTACGGTTTGCTGGTGATGACTATTTTGCTGGCGTTGGTGATGGTTTCCAACTTCCGCTTCCGCAGCTTTAAAGATCTGGATCTGAAAGAGCGTCTGCCGTTCCGTTACCTGATTCTGGGTGTCGGTGTTCTGGTTGTCGTGGCACTTCGTCCGGAAGTGATGCTGTTTGTTCTCTTCATGGCTTACGCAGTTTTGGGCGCTGTTTTCGGTGTCTTCAAACTTGGAAAAAACATCCGTAAGATCAAGCCAAGCGTGTACGCTCCTGCATCTGTGCATGAAAGCGATCTGGTCCTCGAAGACGAGGAAGAAGAGGCGAAGAAAGATGAAAAGAAAACTTAA
- a CDS encoding aspartate-semialdehyde dehydrogenase: MKRKLKVGVVGATGMVGQTFMNILSERSFPIEELRPFASENSLGKKIELQGQQWPCQVLKDGCFDGLDLVFFSSGDDISAEWAPKAVAAGAFAVDNSAAFRMDPNTVLIVPEVNGDLVNKDSKPQIIANPNCSTIQLVVALKPLLEKFGLEEVRVSTYQAVSGAGQGGHDELIEQTTNHPKPTDPKTFPHTILFNCIPQIGSFNDEGYCSEEVKIMKETRKILGQKDLKVSAFTVRIPALNAHSESVWVTLNKSVSRDEVMAALSGQEGIVVQDEPKKSVYPLARDVSGKDPVYVGRVHRDPENPKMWLMWVVSDNIRKGAALNGIQIAEKIFFN; encoded by the coding sequence ATGAAAAGAAAACTTAAAGTCGGTGTGGTGGGCGCGACCGGAATGGTCGGCCAAACCTTCATGAACATCCTGTCAGAGCGCAGTTTCCCAATTGAAGAACTGCGCCCCTTTGCTTCTGAAAACTCTCTGGGTAAGAAAATTGAACTGCAAGGTCAGCAATGGCCTTGTCAGGTATTGAAGGACGGCTGCTTTGACGGGCTGGATCTGGTTTTCTTCTCGTCCGGAGACGACATCTCGGCTGAATGGGCCCCAAAGGCCGTGGCGGCAGGGGCTTTTGCCGTAGACAACTCGGCAGCCTTCCGTATGGATCCCAACACCGTGTTGATCGTTCCTGAAGTGAACGGGGACCTGGTGAACAAGGATTCCAAACCTCAGATCATCGCCAATCCAAATTGTTCCACCATTCAGTTGGTGGTGGCGTTGAAACCTCTGCTTGAAAAATTCGGCCTGGAAGAAGTGCGTGTCAGCACCTACCAGGCGGTGAGTGGAGCCGGTCAGGGCGGTCATGACGAATTGATCGAACAGACCACGAATCATCCAAAACCAACAGACCCAAAAACTTTCCCGCACACCATTTTGTTCAACTGCATTCCTCAGATTGGTTCTTTCAACGATGAAGGTTACTGCAGCGAAGAAGTGAAGATCATGAAAGAGACCCGCAAGATTTTGGGTCAAAAAGATCTTAAGGTGTCCGCATTCACCGTGCGTATCCCGGCTTTGAACGCTCACAGCGAATCGGTATGGGTGACTTTAAACAAGTCCGTCAGTCGTGACGAAGTCATGGCGGCTTTGTCCGGGCAAGAAGGCATCGTAGTTCAGGATGAACCCAAGAAAAGCGTTTATCCTTTGGCCCGCGATGTTTCTGGCAAGGACCCGGTCTATGTGGGCCGTGTTCACCGTGACCCGGAAAATCCAAAGATGTGGCTGATGTGGGTTGTTTCAGACAACATCCGCAAAGGGGCTGCCCTGAACGGCATCCAGATCGCGGAAAAGATCTTCTTTAACTAA
- a CDS encoding CFI-box-CTERM domain-containing protein: MRLPWTGFQHHLRTYALSTLVGGMLLSAPALATITLVSVDGASRIDLATTETKTTLYAGFAGTCTADANSAATCDSCSGETVSSSKLWPCNKKNAYNNLRITIRVQSSNTSAVLADAIIKVGEDTLTPSINPTLADGILNVQVTWGELCQKLGQSSGCTADFSGELSVGFKTTTDSTTTNDLMTFKVMGRVAKTDGSDWVYTNCPTDDITIPAGSGYCYFSAYRGDEKIYADQLARADDYPASTAPGIEYAGPVFFYEKQLDGEDDNTTIARISNASSYIQLVDPERDNRIDGLENDVRYCMVMANQDKTGIVSYYSPLPGTSGGVDAISLCATPSKVVGLLDDKSCFIATAAFGSDMAPEVQSFRDFRNKYLLSNSVGTRIVKLYYKHSPFYANLIAKNEFAKSAVRTILWPLLFFARMSVTFGLWVTLLLAVLTGVSTYEMYRRFVVGRKTRGEA, translated from the coding sequence ATGAGACTTCCATGGACGGGATTTCAGCATCATCTTAGAACTTATGCACTTTCCACCTTAGTGGGGGGAATGCTGCTTTCTGCTCCGGCTCTGGCCACGATCACACTTGTTTCTGTGGACGGAGCTTCTCGCATTGATCTGGCGACGACGGAAACCAAGACCACGCTGTATGCGGGTTTTGCCGGGACTTGCACCGCAGATGCAAACTCTGCCGCCACCTGTGACAGCTGCAGTGGTGAAACGGTTTCCAGTTCAAAGCTTTGGCCGTGCAATAAGAAAAACGCCTATAACAATCTTCGTATCACCATCCGTGTTCAATCCAGCAACACGTCGGCGGTTTTGGCCGATGCCATCATTAAAGTGGGCGAAGACACGCTGACCCCTTCGATCAATCCGACATTGGCTGATGGTATTTTGAATGTGCAGGTCACTTGGGGTGAGCTGTGCCAGAAGCTGGGGCAAAGCAGTGGTTGTACCGCGGATTTCAGCGGTGAGCTGTCTGTGGGTTTTAAAACCACCACCGATTCCACGACCACCAACGATTTGATGACATTCAAGGTGATGGGGCGTGTGGCAAAAACCGACGGTTCCGACTGGGTCTATACCAACTGTCCGACCGATGACATCACAATTCCTGCGGGCTCGGGCTATTGTTATTTCAGTGCCTATCGCGGGGATGAAAAGATCTATGCCGATCAGCTGGCGCGAGCGGATGATTACCCTGCCAGCACGGCACCGGGCATTGAATACGCTGGTCCCGTGTTTTTCTATGAAAAGCAACTGGATGGCGAGGACGACAACACCACCATTGCGCGCATTTCAAATGCCTCCAGTTATATCCAGTTGGTGGATCCTGAAAGAGACAACCGCATTGACGGTCTGGAAAATGACGTCCGTTATTGCATGGTCATGGCCAATCAGGACAAGACCGGAATTGTCTCTTATTACTCACCACTGCCAGGGACCTCGGGTGGTGTCGATGCCATCAGTCTGTGTGCAACCCCTTCCAAGGTTGTCGGCCTTTTGGATGACAAGAGCTGCTTTATCGCCACCGCAGCCTTTGGCAGTGACATGGCCCCGGAGGTTCAAAGCTTCCGTGATTTCCGCAACAAATACCTTTTGAGTAATAGTGTTGGTACCAGGATTGTGAAGCTTTATTACAAGCACAGTCCGTTCTATGCAAACTTGATCGCTAAAAATGAATTCGCGAAATCCGCAGTCCGCACGATTTTGTGGCCGCTGCTGTTTTTCGCCCGCATGAGCGTCACTTTTGGTCTGTGGGTGACACTGCTGTTGGCCGTTCTGACAGGCGTGTCCACTTATGAGATGTACCGTCGCTTTGTCGTCGGTCGCAAAACACGGGGTGAAGCGTGA
- a CDS encoding porin family protein: MNAWHKYFVVLLAVVSFQAAKAQEQGPPQEPPFIQEETEFEGEDLQIEDEIQSAAPTKESGTVNLNEQTPSESNIEEDLMLEEEAPAVVEEAAPVVIPEEPPQQVAPVRKTPQVEVVRRSKSGGVEYIQHPQAAKGLMTITKDGAYIYRVKSPSASKESGSFRVGMMDPPKIDSADGVTNYDSMYGGSSQAMFMFDYEWKPFNGYGSLGIQAGLGLLYATGQGRFITPDPQFPDQEAKEEYSFLAIPINVGGVYRLEWSDRQWIAPYVSAGGTYIGVAEIRDDGKSPSLVGTPGVYGAGGLLFNIAAMSDDTAFTLSSEYGINNLWLSLEYRQLQTFSEDVDFSGGIVGAGVTVDY; this comes from the coding sequence GTGAATGCCTGGCACAAATATTTTGTAGTTCTGCTGGCTGTTGTGTCTTTCCAGGCCGCCAAGGCGCAGGAACAAGGCCCGCCACAAGAACCGCCGTTCATTCAGGAAGAAACCGAATTTGAAGGCGAAGACCTGCAGATTGAGGATGAAATCCAAAGTGCCGCTCCGACCAAAGAGTCCGGCACAGTGAACTTGAACGAACAAACTCCAAGTGAATCCAATATCGAAGAAGACCTTATGCTGGAGGAAGAAGCCCCGGCCGTGGTTGAGGAAGCCGCTCCGGTGGTGATTCCCGAAGAGCCCCCACAGCAGGTGGCGCCGGTGCGCAAGACCCCGCAGGTCGAAGTGGTTCGTCGTTCCAAAAGCGGTGGGGTGGAATACATCCAGCATCCGCAGGCGGCCAAGGGGCTGATGACCATTACCAAAGATGGCGCCTACATTTATCGTGTAAAGTCGCCGTCCGCCTCGAAAGAGTCCGGCAGCTTCCGGGTCGGGATGATGGATCCTCCAAAGATTGATTCTGCCGACGGCGTGACCAACTACGATTCCATGTATGGGGGTTCCTCCCAGGCGATGTTCATGTTTGATTATGAGTGGAAGCCCTTCAATGGCTATGGCAGTCTGGGCATTCAAGCAGGTCTTGGCTTGCTGTATGCTACCGGGCAGGGGCGATTCATCACTCCGGATCCGCAATTCCCGGATCAGGAAGCCAAGGAAGAATATTCCTTCCTGGCGATTCCGATCAACGTCGGGGGCGTGTATCGTCTGGAGTGGAGTGACCGGCAATGGATTGCGCCGTATGTTTCCGCCGGTGGCACCTATATCGGTGTTGCAGAAATTCGTGACGATGGGAAGTCCCCGTCACTGGTGGGAACACCGGGCGTGTATGGGGCCGGTGGATTGCTGTTCAATATCGCTGCGATGAGCGACGATACAGCTTTCACGCTGAGTTCAGAATACGGCATCAATAACCTGTGGCTGTCTTTGGAATACCGTCAACTGCAGACGTTCAGCGAAGACGTCGACTTCTCGGGTGGTATTGTTGGTGCCGGAGTGACGGTCGACTACTAG